One Bdellovibrio bacteriovorus str. Tiberius DNA segment encodes these proteins:
- a CDS encoding delta-60 repeat domain-containing protein has translation MQFIFLIVLVLINAGCSIDASLIDGSTTLGPSSPGPGPGLGKTSASTYCLNGEYGPPLNLGQDEYLLVGQFTHAGPCGFPIFGSDLNASMARPTITGEVRQSIPDGEGGFFISGSFTDVDGVSRSGLARLKANGSLDEDFKPFGNLPKSPELENAKLALADGKLYVGGSFNSVSNPFGSVVNATTGASLWASGIRFNNKVLASTSDGAGGLYIAVSGSYQTTSAEGVIHLLADGSLDPNFQNRVYGNITVLAHDQANNVLYVGGSNLSSSGVMMSSILAYNATTGATITTWNPWLDPTYTDLTGIAVSATKVYATRVNSYNSPTSGLIAIDKSTGVISWQKSTTFRSGFYGVAFDGTYVHAVGAFTSVGGVGRNFMAKFDENGNLQANPASVPNSELNSVHYAAGYLYIGGRFTSVGATSAHGIARYNTSDMSLDTTWVPNPVNASTLGTVSGIVHDGASTLYVYGDFSAIGGKVMPGVAAITTTGAGTVKDLDLMIAGGEDAPVNTVAVGAGGVFVGGTFQSIGAPVIRSLAVLDSDSGDAEIFDSKILGGDVLSMTLSGDQQTLYLGGDFSSVKGQQRLGLASIRLSDLELTTWAPVTARGTFDEVRFIQEYAGNVYISGYFSQPLGLNMQVREDYATIDQAANVIPWVPALTSPNDITDFVIKDGVLYTMGRLSSGTNKNLAAYDLNNGGALMTLGRNFEGSYPNSLVEHNGKMYVASGADLVRLETDGTATVVKSLSGIIGTLGVSDGKLLVTANDLGGPDRNGMVIVNSNDGSFSSWIPSTPMQPEFVQINAAARIGDYLYIGGRGDNAMGSTVGKLLVANIKTGAQQILEVDGTVKSFEPVGEIMYVAGAFYSIDGQNRSNVASFTNGQLTNWQPEPDNNVDFIKHHQGVLYIGGEFVEIDGSMRQGLAAFDASTGALLAWDPFAGHDWGYFARANVVGNKIYIFYEAEKNGDYEFGLLTVQTDSMLVGLWPLPDDVDFDDWYVQDGKFYYWSMDSEFPVALDMVTGQTSEISWELSSYEMNITPYGIIWGQPSGMALMDVQTGKAKLVLKEVQGAALEM, from the coding sequence ATGCAGTTTATCTTCTTGATCGTATTAGTCTTGATAAATGCTGGTTGCTCTATCGACGCCAGTTTGATTGATGGTTCCACCACTCTGGGACCCAGTTCTCCAGGACCGGGTCCTGGTCTTGGGAAAACCTCGGCATCCACTTATTGCCTGAATGGCGAATACGGGCCTCCGTTAAATCTGGGGCAGGATGAATATTTACTGGTGGGACAGTTCACTCATGCTGGACCCTGTGGTTTCCCAATTTTTGGATCAGATCTTAATGCTTCGATGGCCCGTCCCACGATCACAGGTGAAGTCAGACAATCCATCCCCGATGGCGAAGGCGGCTTCTTTATTTCCGGATCATTTACGGATGTCGACGGCGTCAGTCGTTCGGGCTTGGCGCGATTGAAAGCCAATGGTTCGCTGGATGAGGATTTTAAACCCTTTGGCAATCTTCCGAAATCTCCAGAGTTGGAAAATGCCAAATTGGCCCTGGCGGATGGAAAGCTTTACGTCGGCGGCTCATTCAACAGTGTAAGCAATCCCTTTGGTTCGGTGGTGAATGCTACGACCGGTGCCTCGCTGTGGGCTTCGGGCATTCGTTTCAACAACAAGGTTCTGGCCTCCACCAGTGATGGTGCCGGGGGCCTATATATCGCCGTTTCCGGCTCGTACCAAACCACTTCCGCCGAGGGTGTGATTCACTTGCTGGCTGATGGCAGCTTGGATCCGAATTTCCAGAACCGTGTTTATGGCAATATCACGGTGCTGGCTCATGATCAGGCCAACAATGTGCTTTATGTTGGAGGTTCCAATTTAAGCAGCAGCGGCGTAATGATGAGTTCTATTCTGGCCTACAATGCCACGACGGGTGCCACGATCACGACTTGGAATCCATGGCTGGATCCGACTTACACAGACCTTACTGGGATTGCCGTTTCGGCAACGAAGGTCTACGCGACGCGCGTGAATTCATACAACAGTCCGACTTCGGGTCTTATTGCCATTGATAAATCCACCGGCGTCATTTCCTGGCAAAAGTCCACAACGTTCCGATCGGGTTTTTACGGGGTTGCCTTTGACGGGACCTACGTTCATGCCGTCGGCGCCTTCACATCAGTGGGTGGAGTCGGTCGTAACTTTATGGCAAAGTTCGACGAAAACGGAAATCTTCAGGCCAATCCCGCAAGTGTTCCCAACAGTGAGCTCAACAGCGTTCATTACGCGGCCGGATACCTTTATATCGGTGGCCGTTTCACGTCTGTTGGTGCCACGAGTGCTCATGGGATTGCCCGTTACAACACCAGTGACATGTCTTTGGACACCACGTGGGTTCCGAACCCTGTAAATGCCAGCACCCTGGGAACTGTTTCAGGCATTGTGCATGACGGGGCCAGCACACTTTACGTTTATGGTGATTTTTCTGCCATCGGTGGCAAGGTTATGCCGGGTGTGGCTGCCATCACAACGACGGGCGCCGGCACAGTTAAGGATTTGGATCTGATGATTGCCGGGGGCGAAGACGCTCCGGTCAATACCGTGGCCGTGGGTGCGGGCGGTGTTTTTGTCGGAGGTACTTTCCAAAGTATCGGTGCCCCCGTGATTCGCAGTCTGGCCGTGCTGGATTCGGACTCTGGGGATGCGGAAATCTTTGATTCAAAAATTCTGGGTGGGGACGTCCTGTCGATGACCTTGTCCGGGGATCAGCAGACTCTTTATCTTGGCGGGGACTTCAGTTCGGTCAAAGGACAGCAACGACTGGGACTGGCTTCAATCAGGCTCAGTGATCTTGAGCTGACGACCTGGGCGCCGGTCACGGCACGGGGAACCTTTGATGAAGTTCGATTTATTCAGGAATACGCCGGCAACGTTTATATCTCAGGATACTTCAGTCAGCCTTTGGGGTTGAACATGCAGGTTCGCGAGGACTATGCGACGATTGATCAGGCGGCGAACGTCATCCCGTGGGTGCCAGCGCTGACGAGTCCCAACGACATCACGGATTTCGTTATTAAAGATGGCGTTCTGTATACCATGGGACGTTTGAGCTCTGGAACCAACAAGAATCTTGCCGCTTACGATCTGAACAATGGCGGGGCCCTGATGACTTTGGGCCGGAACTTTGAAGGCAGCTATCCTAACTCGCTGGTTGAACATAATGGCAAGATGTATGTCGCCAGCGGCGCAGACCTTGTACGATTGGAAACCGATGGCACCGCGACGGTGGTCAAAAGCCTGTCCGGCATCATCGGCACTTTGGGCGTCAGTGATGGAAAACTTCTGGTGACCGCAAACGATCTGGGGGGACCGGATCGCAACGGCATGGTCATTGTGAATTCGAATGATGGCAGTTTCTCCAGCTGGATCCCTTCGACGCCGATGCAACCTGAATTCGTGCAAATCAATGCGGCGGCCCGGATCGGAGACTATCTTTATATCGGCGGTCGTGGCGACAACGCCATGGGTTCGACGGTGGGGAAATTACTTGTCGCCAATATCAAAACGGGTGCGCAGCAGATCCTGGAAGTCGACGGCACCGTAAAAAGTTTTGAACCTGTCGGTGAAATCATGTATGTGGCCGGTGCCTTTTACAGCATTGACGGCCAAAATCGCTCGAATGTTGCCTCCTTCACAAATGGCCAACTGACAAATTGGCAACCCGAACCGGACAACAATGTCGACTTCATTAAGCATCATCAGGGTGTGCTCTATATTGGTGGTGAATTTGTCGAAATCGACGGAAGTATGCGCCAGGGGTTGGCAGCATTTGATGCCTCGACCGGAGCTTTGTTGGCCTGGGACCCTTTTGCGGGGCACGACTGGGGCTATTTTGCGCGAGCCAACGTGGTGGGGAATAAGATTTACATCTTCTATGAAGCTGAAAAAAATGGCGACTATGAATTCGGCTTGCTGACCGTTCAGACGGATTCGATGCTGGTCGGCTTATGGCCTCTTCCTGACGATGTCGACTTTGATGACTGGTATGTTCAGGACGGAAAGTTTTATTACTGGAGCATGGACTCGGAATTCCCAGTGGCGCTGGATATGGTGACCGGACAGACATCCGAAATTTCATGGGAGCTGTCCTCTTATGAAATGAACATCACCCCCTATGGAATTATCTGGGGCCAGCCTTCCGGTATGGCCTTGATGGATGTCCAGACGGGCAAAGCAAAGTTGGTTCTTAAAGAAGTCCAGGGGGCAGCCCTTGAAATGTAA
- a CDS encoding LysR family transcriptional regulator, with the protein MKTTLDELQTFITIVDTGSISAAAEELNQTPSGISRTLARLEKKLRVTLLRRTTRKLDLTAEGERFLQSSREVIQALENAEESVGSKSTPSGVLRIDSASPFILHSVVPYLNEFHKLYPEVQVELFNSERNIDLIENRIDVAIRLGELADSSLHAVSLGQSKRRVLASPQYLKAYGTPKSVEDLQNHVLIGFTDPQKLNHWPLKYNGGTRYPIKAKFSASSGETILRMVKSGLGIACLGDFMTIPERESGDLVQVLPGAAIEQKEQIHAIYYKNAQLSLRADVFIKFLKSKLKNAL; encoded by the coding sequence ATGAAAACGACCCTGGACGAGCTGCAAACCTTTATAACGATTGTGGATACAGGCTCTATCAGCGCTGCGGCTGAAGAACTGAATCAAACCCCGTCCGGGATCAGCCGCACCCTTGCAAGGCTTGAAAAAAAGCTGCGCGTGACTTTGCTAAGAAGAACCACGCGTAAGCTGGATCTGACTGCGGAAGGTGAAAGATTCCTGCAAAGTTCCCGGGAAGTCATTCAGGCCCTGGAAAACGCCGAAGAATCTGTGGGTTCCAAAAGCACACCTTCCGGAGTTCTGCGGATTGATTCAGCGTCACCGTTTATTTTGCATTCGGTTGTGCCTTACCTGAATGAGTTCCACAAACTGTATCCGGAAGTGCAAGTGGAGCTGTTTAACAGTGAACGCAATATTGATCTGATTGAAAACCGCATCGACGTCGCCATCCGCTTGGGTGAACTTGCCGACTCGTCCCTTCACGCGGTGAGCCTGGGACAAAGCAAACGAAGAGTTCTGGCCAGCCCACAATACCTGAAAGCCTATGGCACCCCAAAAAGTGTCGAAGACCTGCAGAATCATGTCCTTATTGGTTTTACGGACCCACAAAAGCTGAACCACTGGCCACTTAAATACAACGGTGGCACCCGCTATCCGATCAAAGCAAAGTTCAGCGCCTCCAGCGGAGAAACAATTCTTCGCATGGTCAAAAGCGGCCTGGGCATCGCCTGCCTTGGCGACTTTATGACAATCCCCGAACGCGAAAGCGGCGACTTGGTCCAAGTCCTGCCCGGAGCCGCCATCGAACAAAAAGAACAAATACACGCCATCTACTACAAAAACGCGCAGCTCTCTTTACGAGCCGACGTCTTCATAAAATTCCTAAAATCAAAACTAAAAAACGCCCTATAG
- a CDS encoding YdeI/OmpD-associated family protein produces the protein MNSKNAKVDAFIKSEKKWKEEVQLLRQIALDSGLTEDFKWSLPCYLHDDKNIAIIQNFKDTCALMFFQGSELKDAKKLLKSPGAHSQSARRFEFTSVADIVKVKTAIRSYIKEAIKISESEIKTEKKPAKMPKMPVELKQALDKNKKLKAAFEKLTPGRQRLYLIHIESAKQAATRTARVEKCIPRILQGLGLTDR, from the coding sequence ATGAATTCCAAAAATGCCAAAGTCGATGCCTTTATCAAGTCGGAAAAAAAGTGGAAAGAGGAAGTCCAGCTGTTGCGCCAGATTGCTTTGGACAGCGGCCTGACCGAGGACTTCAAGTGGAGCCTGCCTTGTTATCTGCATGACGATAAGAACATCGCGATCATTCAGAATTTTAAAGACACTTGTGCGTTGATGTTCTTTCAAGGCAGCGAGCTTAAAGACGCCAAAAAACTGCTGAAATCACCGGGGGCTCATTCCCAGTCGGCCCGTCGTTTTGAGTTCACCAGCGTGGCGGATATTGTCAAAGTAAAGACAGCTATTCGGTCTTATATCAAAGAAGCCATCAAAATTTCTGAATCTGAAATCAAAACAGAGAAGAAACCGGCCAAGATGCCTAAAATGCCTGTCGAGCTAAAACAGGCCTTGGATAAAAATAAGAAACTGAAAGCGGCTTTTGAAAAACTGACGCCGGGCCGCCAGAGGCTGTATTTGATACATATCGAATCAGCCAAACAAGCGGCCACCCGGACTGCCAGAGTGGAAAAGTGCATTCCCCGCATTCTGCAGGGGCTGGGACTGACCGACCGCTAA
- a CDS encoding MFS transporter: protein MPLAIYALMIGAFGIGTTEFVIMGLLPQMAKDLGVSLSSAGLLVSGYALGVAIGAPVLSLLSAKWPKKRALVILMAIFTVGNLICALAPNYTILMIARVLTSFAHGTFFGIGSVLATSLVKPNQKATAIALMFTGLTLANVLGVPFGTWLGQNYGWHATFWAVTAVGPLAMAALIFFVPATKETGDSAGMAKEISVVMKPQVLLSLLLTVFGFAGVFAVFTYIAPILTDVSGFEMASVSPILLLFGAGLVVGNIVGGKWADKHLNRTLVGTLMLLSLVLFGFTFLMGYKLAALVLVTLLGFAGFATVPPLQMRALEHAAEAPTLVSALNIAAFNLGNAIGAWAGGVAIDNGNLITTAWTALGVSLLATLVAYVSGKANAGVVVKVDRSLLGH, encoded by the coding sequence ATGCCTTTAGCAATATACGCGCTGATGATCGGGGCGTTTGGAATTGGAACGACTGAATTTGTGATTATGGGCCTGTTGCCCCAGATGGCCAAGGACCTGGGTGTGAGCCTTTCGTCGGCGGGACTGCTGGTCAGTGGCTATGCGCTGGGCGTGGCGATCGGGGCGCCGGTGCTGTCGCTGCTTTCGGCGAAGTGGCCGAAGAAGCGTGCTCTGGTGATTCTGATGGCGATCTTTACTGTGGGGAATCTGATTTGTGCCTTGGCGCCGAATTATACGATTTTGATGATCGCACGGGTTTTGACATCCTTTGCGCACGGAACATTTTTTGGGATCGGGTCGGTGCTTGCGACCAGTCTTGTAAAACCAAATCAAAAGGCCACGGCGATTGCTTTGATGTTCACGGGCTTAACCCTTGCTAACGTCTTGGGGGTTCCCTTTGGCACGTGGCTTGGTCAAAACTATGGATGGCATGCGACTTTTTGGGCAGTGACAGCCGTGGGACCTTTGGCAATGGCGGCGTTGATTTTCTTTGTTCCTGCAACAAAAGAAACAGGGGATTCGGCTGGCATGGCTAAAGAAATCAGCGTCGTGATGAAGCCGCAGGTTTTGTTGAGCCTGCTGTTGACGGTCTTTGGCTTTGCAGGGGTTTTCGCCGTATTCACTTATATTGCGCCGATACTGACGGATGTGTCGGGATTTGAAATGGCGTCGGTTTCTCCGATCCTGCTGCTGTTTGGTGCGGGCTTGGTCGTTGGAAATATCGTCGGTGGCAAATGGGCGGATAAACATCTGAACAGAACTTTGGTTGGAACACTGATGTTGTTGTCTTTGGTTTTGTTCGGATTCACCTTTTTGATGGGCTATAAACTGGCAGCCTTGGTTTTGGTCACTCTGCTGGGCTTTGCCGGTTTTGCGACGGTCCCGCCACTGCAAATGCGTGCATTGGAACATGCGGCAGAAGCGCCAACCCTGGTGTCCGCTCTTAATATTGCGGCCTTCAATCTGGGCAATGCAATTGGCGCCTGGGCAGGCGGAGTTGCGATCGACAACGGAAATCTGATAACGACGGCTTGGACGGCATTGGGGGTTTCATTGCTGGCGACTCTGGTGGCGTACGTCAGTGGCAAAGCAAATGCAGGTGTGGTTGTGAAAGTCGATCGCAGCTTGCTCGGCCATTGA